One Cellulosimicrobium protaetiae genomic region harbors:
- a CDS encoding ABC transporter substrate-binding protein, whose product MRIDRRTSATVATAALVGLALAACSGGGSGDGGTGDGGASGGGDEVEVFTWWAAGSEKAGLDALVGVFDEQHPDVEFINGAVAGGAGSAAKDLLQSRLQAQDPPDTFQAHAGAELQDYIDAAQIEDVSSLYDEFGLNDVFPADLVDRVTAEDGAIYSIPSNIHRANVVWANPTVLEANGIDPAAEYADLDAWMADLDKLQAAGVTPLSVATTWTQVHLLETVLLADLGPEAYNGLWDGSTDWSGAEVTAALEDFEKLMGYTNTDRDGLDWPEATQMVIDGTAAFNVMGDWAVAAFEEQGKTLGTDFTATPVPGTDGVFDFLADSFTLPVGAPHPDGAKAWLETVGSLEGQVAFNKAKGSIPARTDADPSEFSEYQQTAIESFGQDTIVSSLAHGAAAPVATLNAISDATSKFTSGGSDLATFQSELVTATEG is encoded by the coding sequence ATGCGAATCGATCGCAGGACGAGCGCGACGGTGGCGACTGCCGCCCTCGTGGGTCTCGCACTCGCCGCGTGCAGCGGCGGTGGTTCCGGTGACGGGGGCACCGGTGACGGCGGTGCATCCGGGGGCGGCGACGAGGTCGAGGTCTTCACCTGGTGGGCTGCCGGCTCCGAGAAGGCGGGTCTCGACGCGCTGGTCGGCGTGTTCGACGAGCAGCACCCCGACGTGGAGTTCATCAACGGCGCGGTGGCCGGCGGCGCCGGCTCCGCCGCGAAGGACCTCCTCCAGTCGCGCCTCCAGGCGCAGGACCCGCCGGACACGTTCCAGGCGCACGCCGGAGCGGAGCTCCAGGACTACATCGACGCCGCCCAGATCGAGGACGTGTCGTCGCTGTACGACGAGTTCGGTCTCAACGACGTCTTCCCGGCCGACCTCGTCGACCGGGTCACGGCCGAGGACGGGGCGATCTACTCCATCCCGTCCAACATCCACCGCGCGAACGTCGTGTGGGCCAACCCGACGGTCCTCGAGGCCAACGGCATCGACCCGGCGGCCGAGTACGCCGACCTCGACGCCTGGATGGCGGACCTCGACAAGCTCCAGGCCGCCGGCGTCACGCCGCTGTCCGTCGCGACCACGTGGACCCAGGTCCACCTGCTCGAGACCGTGCTCCTCGCCGACCTCGGCCCGGAGGCGTACAACGGCCTGTGGGACGGCTCGACCGACTGGTCGGGCGCCGAGGTGACCGCGGCCCTCGAGGACTTCGAGAAGCTCATGGGCTACACCAACACGGACCGTGACGGGCTCGACTGGCCCGAGGCGACCCAGATGGTGATCGACGGCACCGCCGCGTTCAACGTCATGGGCGACTGGGCCGTCGCGGCGTTCGAGGAGCAGGGCAAGACGCTCGGCACCGACTTCACCGCCACCCCCGTGCCGGGCACCGACGGCGTGTTCGACTTCCTCGCCGACTCGTTCACCCTGCCGGTGGGCGCGCCGCACCCCGACGGCGCGAAGGCGTGGCTCGAGACCGTCGGCTCGCTCGAGGGCCAGGTCGCGTTCAACAAGGCCAAGGGTTCGATCCCGGCCCGCACCGACGCCGACCCCTCGGAGTTCTCCGAGTACCAGCAGACCGCGATCGAGTCGTTCGGCCAGGACACCATCGTGTCCTCGCTCGCGCACGGTGCCGCCGCGCCCGTCGCGACGCTCAACGCGATCTCCGACGCGACGAGCAAGTTCACGTCCGGCGGCTCCGACCTCGCGACCTTCCAGTCCGAGCTCGTGACCGCCACCGAGGGCTGA
- a CDS encoding carbohydrate ABC transporter permease has translation MLKSLRRAGPALLMLAPSLILVGVFVYGLIGANFQTSITDNHTAAQATGQKPSVVVWFENYTSLLGSEAFQHSLKNLVLYTVVFLAGTLVMGFLWAWMMDKPVKGEGFFRSVYLFPFAVSFVASGVVWRWLLNSNQDEQASGLNRLFQIIGLDFLQNNWWNNVTWGITAIAIPAIWQLSGYVMALFLAGFRGIPDELREAARMDGASEWKLYRHVLFPQLSPVALSALIIIGHMSLKSFDLIMSISKPANYQTKVPAVDMYVFKSSFDYANAAAVGSILLIIVAVVIVPYLIRTNRQEKR, from the coding sequence ATGCTCAAGTCACTGCGGCGAGCCGGCCCCGCGCTCCTGATGCTCGCTCCCTCGCTGATCCTCGTCGGCGTGTTCGTGTACGGCCTCATCGGCGCGAACTTCCAGACGTCGATCACGGACAACCACACCGCCGCGCAGGCCACGGGCCAGAAGCCGTCGGTCGTGGTCTGGTTCGAGAACTACACCTCCCTGCTCGGCAGCGAGGCCTTCCAGCACTCGCTCAAGAACCTCGTCCTCTACACCGTCGTGTTCCTCGCCGGCACGCTCGTCATGGGCTTCCTGTGGGCGTGGATGATGGACAAGCCCGTCAAGGGCGAGGGGTTCTTCCGCTCCGTCTACCTGTTCCCGTTCGCCGTGTCGTTCGTCGCCTCCGGCGTCGTGTGGCGCTGGCTCCTCAACTCGAACCAGGACGAGCAGGCGAGCGGCCTCAACCGGCTGTTCCAGATCATCGGGCTCGACTTCCTGCAGAACAACTGGTGGAACAACGTCACGTGGGGCATCACGGCCATCGCGATCCCCGCGATCTGGCAGCTCTCCGGCTACGTCATGGCGCTCTTCCTCGCCGGGTTCCGCGGCATCCCGGACGAGCTGCGCGAGGCCGCCCGCATGGACGGCGCGAGCGAGTGGAAGCTCTACCGGCACGTGCTCTTCCCGCAGCTGTCGCCGGTCGCGCTCTCGGCGCTCATCATCATCGGCCACATGTCGCTCAAGTCGTTCGACCTCATCATGTCGATCTCGAAGCCGGCGAACTACCAGACCAAGGTGCCCGCCGTCGACATGTACGTCTTCAAGTCGAGCTTCGACTACGCCAACGCGGCGGCGGTCGGCTCGATCCTGCTGATCATCGTGGCCGTCGTCATCGTGCCCTACCTGATCCGCACCAACCGTCAGGAGAAGCGATGA
- a CDS encoding carbohydrate ABC transporter permease, with protein sequence MTDVVATSVPAPDTAGRPIDLHRSVPKNRFSLGRTLKYAALIFFVVIVLIPVYVLLVTSFKGTGDASPARAWALPEIWTLDNWQTAWTALSPAILRTLQMVVPSAIIAAFLGSLNGFVLSRWSFKGSNLVFTLILFGMFIPYQAVMIPLNQLVLDLGIPSGVPSLILLHVVYGIPITTLIFRNYYMTVPHELIEAARVDGAGMFRTYWSIILPISIPSFVVVLIWQFTSSWNDFLFAVFFSSSQNGPVTLALNNLANGALLQNYGVSMAGALFASLPTLLVYIILGKYFIGGLMSGSVKG encoded by the coding sequence ATGACCGACGTCGTAGCCACCTCGGTGCCGGCACCGGACACCGCGGGACGCCCGATCGATCTGCACCGCTCGGTGCCCAAGAACCGCTTCTCCCTCGGCCGGACCCTCAAGTACGCGGCGCTGATCTTCTTCGTCGTCATCGTGCTCATCCCCGTCTACGTGCTCCTGGTGACGAGCTTCAAGGGCACGGGCGACGCGTCCCCGGCACGTGCGTGGGCGCTCCCCGAGATCTGGACGCTGGACAACTGGCAGACGGCGTGGACCGCGCTGTCCCCCGCGATCCTGCGCACGCTGCAGATGGTCGTGCCGTCCGCGATCATCGCGGCGTTCCTCGGGTCGCTCAACGGCTTCGTGCTCTCGCGCTGGTCGTTCAAGGGCTCGAACCTCGTCTTCACGCTGATCCTCTTCGGGATGTTCATCCCGTACCAGGCCGTGATGATCCCGCTCAACCAGCTCGTCCTCGACCTGGGCATCCCGAGCGGCGTGCCGTCGCTGATCCTGCTGCACGTCGTGTACGGCATCCCGATCACCACGCTCATCTTCCGCAACTACTACATGACGGTGCCGCACGAGCTCATCGAGGCTGCGCGCGTCGACGGCGCGGGGATGTTCCGCACGTACTGGTCGATCATCCTGCCGATCTCGATCCCCAGCTTCGTGGTCGTGCTCATCTGGCAGTTCACCTCGTCGTGGAACGACTTCCTCTTCGCGGTGTTCTTCTCCTCCAGCCAGAACGGCCCGGTCACCCTCGCCCTGAACAACCTCGCGAACGGGGCGCTGCTGCAGAACTACGGCGTCTCCATGGCGGGTGCGCTCTTCGCGTCCCTGCCGACGCTGCTCGTGTACATCATCCTCGGCAAGTACTTCATCGGCGGCCTCATGTCCGGCTCCGTCAAGGGCTGA
- a CDS encoding glycoside hydrolase family 97 catalytic domain-containing protein, producing MATAAPSASVSTAVPDGHEVSSPDGSLDLTLGAVDGRLTYDVVRDGTTTVVGASGLGLVLRDPAVDLTTGMTIESVERAEVDETWTPAWGTASSVRNHANELTVHARHSSGLALDVVVRVFDDGVGLRYVLPQQDALAAGPFVVTAERTEFALPSDLTAYFIRAGKDWNADEKHYRTVPVTEVPDAQTPVTFSRGDDLFLAVHEADLTDYASMTLVRGATPGTLVSELIALPDGTKAVLDAREKDVVTPWRTVQVGRAAGDLAESHLVQNLNPPCAVCDVDSDGDGTADTADWIEAGTYTGVWWELQRRDTTWTAGPDHGATTQRIKDYIDLASDAGARYVLAEGWNTNAGGSWTNQDFTTPMPDVDLDEVLRYGEEKGVGFVAHNETRGYVDYYDQNLERIFSQYEEWGVHAIKTGYATRFQLGGVNRSHYDQEAVKHYQRVVEAAARHGISVNAHEAIKPTGKDRTWPNMMTGEGVAGMEQQNYMGSNGNPPEQATILPFTRWIGGPADYTPGVLDVLWDPAGLNTRVQTTTATQLALYTTFYSPLQMLADTPENYAKHPEAFEYLRGMPATWDESHVDAQIGDHVTTARRSGDTWYVGVVADEVDRTLDVPLDVLDDGVTYVAEVWADAQDASWKGNPTAIEVTRSLVTADDVVSASLVGAGGQALRLRPATAQDLAELAPYERPRLDLAGAPEAVYDPVTGTVGVTATVANAGTSVAEAHLVLDGESVTGTTARVGGGQTRELSFTLDATEVAYAEHNELAVAGTDGTTGEPARAALLPFPDGAALDALVDSARAGGDLDDATAALLSTRVDALVAAAAGSDLGAARVAAQSVRTVLLTRGPAQVADAALTAVDAAVEPWLGERVGLPHVLAELRTAEVSGGLAATDAAAVREPLAAAVRAATRDDGEAVGRALGRAATALDAAPDGPAAATLGALVAAQREELVLEAEAGTLSGGAITSKEHPGYTGTGFARTLSREGAAFTVDVSGATPGTAYEVSFRYANGMVVAPLDRQLSLTVDDTSVGTVAFPNLGQDADRWRRWGFSEPVRVTVDEGTASVGLRYDRGDTGNVNVDHVLLVPDRGVVVGSAGGAQGSAADLRVEVQPRCLAGKAYVAVRALNAEDVPVGLTLTLTTAFGERTVADVAPGASGYQSFATRARAVEASTATVTAHGVLGGEPVDAQVPVDVPAVDCG from the coding sequence GTGGCCACCGCTGCGCCGTCGGCCTCCGTGTCGACCGCGGTGCCCGACGGGCACGAGGTCTCGTCCCCCGACGGGAGCCTGGACCTCACGCTCGGGGCAGTCGACGGGCGTCTCACGTACGACGTCGTCCGCGACGGCACGACGACCGTCGTCGGCGCGTCCGGTCTCGGCCTCGTGCTGCGCGACCCCGCCGTGGACCTCACCACCGGGATGACGATCGAGTCCGTGGAGCGTGCCGAGGTCGACGAGACGTGGACCCCCGCGTGGGGCACGGCCTCGTCCGTGCGCAACCACGCGAACGAGCTCACGGTGCACGCGCGCCACTCGTCCGGCCTCGCGCTCGACGTCGTGGTGCGGGTGTTCGACGACGGCGTCGGGCTCCGCTACGTCCTGCCGCAGCAGGACGCGCTGGCCGCGGGGCCGTTCGTCGTGACGGCGGAGCGGACCGAGTTCGCGCTGCCGTCCGACCTGACCGCGTACTTCATCCGCGCGGGCAAGGACTGGAACGCGGACGAGAAGCACTACCGGACCGTGCCCGTCACGGAGGTGCCGGACGCCCAGACCCCCGTCACGTTCTCGCGCGGCGACGACCTCTTCCTCGCGGTCCACGAGGCGGACCTCACGGACTACGCGAGCATGACGCTCGTCCGCGGGGCGACGCCCGGGACCCTGGTGAGCGAGCTGATCGCGCTCCCGGACGGCACGAAGGCGGTCCTCGACGCTCGCGAGAAGGACGTCGTGACCCCGTGGCGCACGGTGCAGGTGGGGCGCGCGGCGGGCGACCTCGCCGAGTCGCACCTGGTCCAGAACCTCAACCCGCCGTGCGCGGTGTGCGACGTCGACTCCGACGGCGACGGCACCGCCGACACGGCGGACTGGATCGAGGCGGGCACCTACACGGGCGTGTGGTGGGAGCTCCAGCGCCGCGACACGACGTGGACCGCGGGCCCGGACCACGGCGCGACGACGCAGCGGATCAAGGACTACATCGACCTCGCGTCGGACGCGGGGGCGCGGTACGTGCTCGCCGAGGGGTGGAACACCAACGCGGGCGGCTCCTGGACCAACCAGGACTTCACGACCCCGATGCCCGACGTCGACCTCGACGAGGTGCTCCGCTACGGCGAGGAGAAGGGCGTCGGCTTCGTCGCCCACAACGAGACGCGCGGCTACGTGGACTACTACGACCAGAACCTCGAGCGCATCTTCTCCCAGTACGAGGAGTGGGGGGTCCACGCGATCAAGACCGGCTACGCGACGCGCTTCCAGCTCGGCGGCGTCAACCGCAGCCACTACGACCAGGAGGCCGTGAAGCACTACCAGCGCGTCGTCGAGGCGGCCGCGAGGCACGGCATCTCCGTGAACGCGCACGAGGCGATCAAGCCCACCGGCAAGGACCGCACCTGGCCCAACATGATGACGGGCGAGGGCGTGGCCGGCATGGAGCAGCAGAACTACATGGGCTCGAACGGCAACCCGCCGGAGCAGGCGACGATCCTGCCGTTCACGCGCTGGATCGGCGGTCCGGCCGACTACACGCCGGGCGTGCTCGACGTGCTGTGGGACCCGGCCGGGCTGAACACGCGCGTCCAGACGACGACCGCGACGCAGCTCGCGCTCTACACGACGTTCTACAGCCCGCTGCAGATGCTCGCCGACACGCCGGAGAACTACGCGAAGCACCCCGAGGCGTTCGAGTACCTGCGCGGGATGCCGGCCACCTGGGACGAGTCGCACGTGGACGCGCAGATCGGCGACCACGTGACGACCGCGCGCCGCAGCGGCGACACCTGGTACGTCGGCGTCGTGGCCGACGAGGTCGACCGCACGCTCGACGTGCCGCTCGACGTGCTGGACGACGGCGTCACGTACGTGGCCGAGGTCTGGGCGGACGCCCAGGACGCGAGCTGGAAGGGCAACCCCACGGCGATCGAGGTGACGCGGTCCCTCGTGACCGCGGACGACGTCGTCAGCGCGTCGCTGGTCGGCGCGGGCGGGCAGGCCCTCCGGCTCCGGCCCGCCACCGCGCAGGACCTCGCCGAGCTCGCGCCGTACGAGCGTCCGCGTCTGGACCTCGCCGGGGCGCCGGAGGCCGTGTACGACCCGGTCACCGGGACCGTGGGGGTGACGGCCACGGTCGCCAACGCCGGCACCTCGGTGGCCGAGGCGCACCTCGTGCTCGACGGCGAGTCCGTCACGGGCACGACGGCTCGCGTCGGCGGCGGGCAGACCCGCGAGCTCTCGTTCACGCTCGACGCGACCGAGGTCGCGTACGCGGAGCACAACGAGCTCGCCGTCGCGGGCACGGACGGCACGACGGGCGAGCCCGCGCGTGCTGCGCTGCTGCCCTTCCCGGACGGCGCCGCGCTGGACGCCCTGGTGGACTCCGCCCGCGCGGGCGGCGATCTCGACGACGCGACGGCCGCGCTGCTCTCGACGCGGGTCGACGCCCTCGTCGCGGCGGCGGCAGGCTCCGACCTGGGCGCCGCCCGGGTCGCTGCGCAGTCCGTGCGGACGGTCCTGCTCACGCGCGGTCCCGCGCAGGTCGCGGACGCCGCCCTCACGGCGGTCGACGCCGCGGTCGAGCCCTGGCTCGGCGAGCGGGTCGGGCTGCCGCACGTGCTCGCCGAGCTCCGCACGGCCGAGGTGTCGGGCGGCCTCGCGGCGACCGACGCCGCGGCGGTCCGCGAGCCGCTCGCCGCGGCGGTCCGTGCCGCGACGCGCGACGACGGCGAGGCCGTGGGCCGCGCCCTGGGTCGGGCCGCGACCGCGCTCGACGCCGCGCCCGACGGGCCGGCGGCCGCGACGCTCGGGGCGCTCGTCGCGGCCCAGCGCGAGGAGCTGGTGCTGGAGGCGGAGGCCGGGACGCTGAGCGGCGGGGCGATCACGTCGAAGGAGCACCCGGGGTACACGGGGACCGGCTTCGCCCGCACGCTCAGCCGCGAGGGTGCGGCGTTCACGGTCGACGTGAGCGGCGCGACCCCGGGGACGGCGTACGAGGTGAGCTTCCGGTACGCCAACGGGATGGTCGTCGCGCCGCTGGACCGGCAGCTCTCGCTCACGGTCGACGACACGTCCGTGGGCACGGTCGCGTTCCCGAACCTGGGTCAGGACGCCGACCGCTGGCGCCGCTGGGGCTTCTCCGAGCCGGTGCGCGTGACCGTCGACGAAGGGACGGCGTCCGTCGGGCTGCGGTACGACCGCGGCGACACGGGCAACGTGAACGTCGACCACGTGCTGCTCGTGCCCGACCGCGGCGTCGTGGTCGGGTCCGCGGGCGGCGCCCAGGGGTCGGCCGCCGACCTCCGGGTCGAGGTGCAGCCGCGGTGCCTGGCCGGCAAGGCCTACGTCGCCGTGCGCGCGCTCAACGCCGAGGACGTCCCGGTCGGGCTCACGCTCACCCTGACGACGGCGTTCGGCGAGCGGACGGTCGCGGACGTCGCGCCCGGCGCGTCCGGCTACCAGTCGTTCGCGACGCGGGCGCGGGCGGTCGAGGCGTCGACCGCGACCGTCACCGCCCACGGCGTGCTCGGTGGCGAACCGGTGGACGCCCAGGTCCCGGTCGACGTGCCCGCCGTCGACTGCGGCTGA
- a CDS encoding discoidin domain-containing protein: protein MIRPPAPPPGRRARRGATAAVALATAGALLLTPAVAQGAPSTSPAATTTLDAAPAFGAPDATAADYYGALLRHTRWVETVWDESAGVYQLKDFNFAVVLGNAVLLTHGEYDAELAGVPEETLRAHTLATIRHYAATNRFVDPAGTWGKKLFWDSTFQSYFLAAGTLLWDELDATTQANLTTIATSQSEYTADLDFGKDPLSGSWTADWPTGKHEGDTAQEEVGVYTQALAPGLAWAPDDPGAARWAEQLGDWGRNAAGQPTADRNNPAVVAGKAVSTNTMQTIHDTYLVENHGSFGPHYQSDIWRSGGRNAIHFLLRDEPLPEILTHQPNSAELWESIKLVMSDAGEPFMPMVADREYLYGRDAIPMAFLGQVLRDPDAARAEANLAAALEDYQSYAPVYRLAKFSGEPKYEPEARAEIAISYLLHVEAAESAEGPVEPTPQDEFFERLAGVRDFGAGPGLTVQQSADAWAAASSRKGFVKFPWVPSHDSWLFHVSGSTPYLYPSTGATVDERHVATYTEPRDGFEGTSSVFRVGDGYAGQVTLPTGAAVYASTGAGTEDASLSVRNLDMNGYSGLDGSRTYTTAEGETTATLPVTRPADPADAKAARVDDLTFEPVTARYVRLLGQQGHAQYGYSMFAFHAYGADAGSATDLAAGKVATASSEDAAGGRQAARVTDGNPSTRWAVAVSQRTRPDSWIQVDLGEETTVGGVRFAWEASAGARYLVQTSTDGQTWTTATAYGKAPADVNVARLDTVDLTPEGADEPAPVTTRYVRMQGVRGDAAYGYSLYHLRAFSPTGADVAAGKAATASSANGSNPASAVTDGSATTRWAVAVADRTRPDSWVQVDLGAPTEVSQVQLGWEVAAGQEYRVQTSLDGQTWHDAASFRYTGDQVLSSDGDWLNVEGEAGFVVRGSEAPITVSRATDTRHVVRLTDRAEGRRLVEMVPGDAAATAAQAAARVPTAEDPAVLVSVVDGYVVAFNLTGAEVSTTLTVPHDGGAVRVYQGTQTVGADASTLDVTVPAGDAVVLAPRATVAHDGGTPAGVTVAATDSRSFRVSGDGTPVELRHAETGATRTVGATPSGTRVTFRDATPFPVADRALSTLTFPASVLPEGMTSPSLAVDGDAATTWVPGPDGRMVTDLGAPREIGTVVTAWERGGAPESVVSVSDDGLTFTDVGTIGAGDVHGTLVVDRTARYVALSTSWAAGDPGLTAFRVLAPGAADPSSPARVAVTATAEVRCLGGKPYVAVRVVNDDDARLDVEVATPWGSKSFPSVAPGKNAYQSFAVRGDADGAVTVTAAPSADADERETVATPEHGRPTCG, encoded by the coding sequence ATGATCCGCCCGCCCGCCCCACCGCCCGGACGGCGCGCACGCCGCGGCGCCACCGCCGCCGTCGCGCTCGCGACCGCGGGGGCCCTGCTGCTCACCCCCGCGGTCGCGCAGGGAGCGCCGTCCACCTCACCCGCCGCCACGACGACGCTCGACGCCGCCCCCGCGTTCGGCGCCCCCGACGCGACCGCCGCGGACTACTACGGTGCGCTGCTGCGGCACACGCGCTGGGTCGAGACCGTGTGGGACGAGTCCGCCGGGGTCTACCAGCTCAAGGACTTCAACTTCGCCGTCGTGCTGGGCAACGCCGTGCTCCTGACCCACGGCGAGTACGACGCCGAGCTCGCGGGAGTCCCGGAGGAGACGCTCCGGGCGCACACGCTCGCCACGATCCGCCACTACGCGGCGACGAACCGGTTCGTCGACCCAGCGGGCACGTGGGGCAAGAAGCTGTTCTGGGACTCGACGTTCCAGTCGTACTTCCTCGCGGCCGGGACCCTGCTGTGGGACGAGCTGGACGCGACGACGCAGGCGAACCTCACGACGATCGCGACGAGCCAGTCGGAGTACACGGCCGACCTCGACTTCGGCAAGGACCCGCTCTCGGGCTCGTGGACCGCCGACTGGCCGACGGGCAAGCACGAGGGCGACACCGCGCAGGAGGAGGTCGGCGTCTACACGCAGGCGCTGGCCCCCGGCCTCGCGTGGGCGCCCGACGACCCCGGCGCGGCGCGCTGGGCCGAGCAGCTCGGCGACTGGGGCCGCAACGCGGCCGGCCAGCCGACGGCCGACCGGAACAACCCGGCCGTCGTCGCGGGCAAGGCCGTGTCGACGAACACCATGCAGACCATCCACGACACGTACCTCGTGGAGAACCACGGGTCGTTCGGCCCGCACTACCAGTCCGACATCTGGCGGTCCGGCGGTCGCAACGCGATCCACTTCCTGCTCCGGGACGAGCCGCTGCCGGAGATCCTCACGCACCAGCCGAACTCGGCGGAGCTGTGGGAGTCGATCAAGCTCGTCATGTCCGACGCGGGCGAGCCGTTCATGCCGATGGTCGCGGACCGCGAGTACCTCTACGGTCGCGACGCGATCCCGATGGCGTTCCTCGGCCAGGTGCTGCGCGACCCCGACGCGGCCCGCGCCGAGGCGAACCTCGCGGCCGCGCTCGAGGACTACCAGTCCTACGCCCCGGTCTACCGGCTCGCGAAGTTCTCGGGCGAGCCGAAGTACGAGCCCGAGGCGCGCGCCGAGATCGCCATCTCCTACCTGCTGCACGTCGAGGCGGCGGAGTCGGCGGAGGGTCCCGTCGAGCCGACGCCGCAGGACGAGTTCTTCGAGCGCCTCGCCGGGGTACGCGACTTCGGCGCCGGCCCGGGCCTGACGGTCCAGCAGTCGGCGGACGCCTGGGCCGCGGCGTCGAGCCGCAAGGGCTTCGTCAAGTTCCCGTGGGTCCCGTCGCACGACTCGTGGCTGTTCCACGTCTCGGGCTCGACCCCGTACCTCTACCCCTCCACCGGCGCGACCGTCGACGAGCGCCACGTGGCGACCTACACGGAGCCGCGCGACGGCTTCGAGGGCACGTCGTCGGTGTTCCGGGTCGGCGACGGGTACGCGGGACAGGTCACCCTCCCCACGGGTGCGGCCGTCTACGCCTCGACCGGCGCGGGCACGGAGGACGCGAGCCTGTCCGTGCGCAACCTCGACATGAACGGGTACTCGGGCCTCGACGGCTCGCGCACCTACACGACCGCGGAGGGCGAGACCACCGCGACGCTCCCCGTCACCCGGCCCGCCGACCCGGCGGACGCCAAGGCCGCGCGCGTCGACGACCTCACCTTCGAGCCCGTGACCGCGCGCTACGTGCGGCTGCTGGGCCAGCAGGGCCACGCCCAGTACGGCTACTCGATGTTCGCGTTCCACGCGTACGGCGCGGACGCGGGGTCGGCGACCGACCTCGCGGCCGGCAAGGTCGCGACGGCGTCGAGCGAGGACGCCGCAGGCGGTCGCCAGGCCGCACGTGTGACGGACGGCAACCCGTCCACGCGGTGGGCCGTCGCCGTCTCGCAGCGCACACGACCGGACTCGTGGATCCAGGTCGACCTCGGCGAGGAGACGACCGTGGGCGGCGTGCGGTTCGCGTGGGAGGCGAGCGCCGGCGCGCGCTACCTCGTCCAGACGTCGACCGACGGCCAGACCTGGACCACGGCGACCGCGTACGGCAAGGCTCCGGCGGACGTGAACGTCGCGCGCCTCGACACCGTGGACCTCACGCCCGAGGGCGCGGACGAGCCCGCACCGGTCACCACGCGCTACGTCCGCATGCAGGGCGTGCGCGGCGACGCCGCGTACGGCTACTCGCTCTACCACCTGCGCGCGTTCTCGCCGACGGGGGCGGACGTCGCGGCGGGCAAGGCGGCCACGGCGTCGAGCGCGAACGGTTCCAACCCCGCGAGCGCCGTCACCGACGGCTCCGCCACGACCCGCTGGGCCGTCGCGGTCGCGGACCGCACGCGGCCCGACTCGTGGGTCCAGGTCGACCTCGGCGCCCCGACCGAGGTGAGCCAGGTCCAGCTCGGCTGGGAGGTCGCCGCGGGCCAGGAGTACCGCGTGCAGACGTCGCTCGACGGGCAGACGTGGCACGACGCCGCGTCGTTCCGGTACACGGGCGACCAGGTGCTGAGCAGCGACGGCGATTGGCTCAACGTCGAGGGCGAGGCCGGGTTCGTCGTGCGCGGGTCGGAGGCGCCCATCACCGTGTCGCGCGCGACGGACACGCGGCACGTGGTGCGCCTGACGGACCGCGCGGAGGGCCGCCGGCTCGTCGAGATGGTCCCGGGCGACGCGGCGGCGACCGCCGCGCAGGCCGCGGCCCGCGTGCCCACGGCCGAGGACCCGGCGGTGCTCGTGAGCGTGGTCGACGGCTACGTGGTCGCGTTCAACCTCACCGGGGCGGAGGTCTCGACGACGCTCACCGTCCCGCACGACGGCGGCGCCGTCCGCGTGTACCAGGGCACGCAGACGGTCGGCGCGGACGCCTCGACGCTCGACGTCACCGTCCCCGCGGGCGACGCGGTCGTCCTCGCGCCGCGCGCGACGGTCGCGCACGACGGCGGCACCCCCGCCGGTGTCACGGTCGCCGCCACCGACTCCCGCTCGTTCCGCGTGAGCGGCGACGGCACGCCGGTCGAGCTGCGCCACGCCGAGACCGGCGCGACGCGCACGGTCGGGGCGACGCCGTCGGGCACGCGCGTCACGTTCCGCGACGCCACGCCGTTCCCGGTCGCGGACCGCGCACTGAGCACGCTCACGTTCCCCGCGTCGGTGCTGCCCGAGGGCATGACGTCGCCGTCGCTCGCGGTGGACGGCGACGCCGCCACGACGTGGGTCCCCGGACCGGACGGCCGCATGGTCACCGACCTCGGCGCACCGCGCGAGATCGGCACCGTCGTCACCGCCTGGGAGCGCGGCGGGGCTCCGGAGTCGGTCGTCTCCGTGAGCGACGACGGTCTGACGTTCACCGACGTCGGCACCATCGGCGCGGGCGACGTGCACGGCACGCTCGTCGTCGACCGCACGGCGAGGTACGTCGCGCTGAGCACGTCGTGGGCCGCGGGCGACCCGGGTCTGACGGCGTTCCGGGTGCTCGCTCCCGGCGCGGCGGACCCGTCGTCGCCCGCGCGCGTGGCCGTCACCGCGACGGCCGAGGTCCGGTGCCTCGGCGGCAAGCCGTACGTCGCGGTGCGGGTCGTGAACGACGACGACGCGCGCCTCGACGTCGAGGTCGCCACCCCGTGGGGCTCGAAGAGCTTCCCGTCGGTGGCCCCCGGCAAGAACGCGTACCAGTCGTTCGCCGTCCGCGGTGACGCCGACGGCGCGGTGACCGTCACGGCCGCACCGTCCGCCGACGCCGACGAGCGCGAGACCGTCGCGACGCCGGAGCACGGCCGGCCCACCTGCGGCTGA